In the genome of Nocardia sp. NBC_00416, one region contains:
- a CDS encoding cytochrome P450 family protein translates to MSITLPTFPAVNENPLDTCIRLRDTAPVVQVEFPGGVPGYLALTYDAVRAILAGDNTTFARDPRHWPALHDGTIARDWPLRAVVQGEHLSTKDGGDHRRLRGLISKAFTPSRVQALEPRIQQIIDGLLDEVVAAGDGVDLVPTFTEAVPMAVICELFGVPEQDRSRLRHWTATLLAHNTSPEQAFAAQSGLQAYLHDLVERKGREPGEDLTSGLVQARDRDDQLTTDELVAVLWIMLVAGHETTVHMLGYAILALSRHPDQLRLAKTGHLWADVVEETVRYRHSVMMTSWRFTLTDVNIAGVDIPKGNAVGVVYQACGIDPAEYGETANQFDITRKQQAGHLGFGHGPRYCIGAGLARLEGRLALASLYRRLPDLALDIDPNEIPYTPSFFTIGPLSIPVSLGGTGSR, encoded by the coding sequence GTGTCGATCACACTGCCCACTTTTCCCGCCGTGAACGAGAATCCGCTCGATACGTGCATCCGGCTCCGGGACACCGCGCCTGTCGTCCAGGTGGAATTCCCCGGGGGAGTGCCGGGCTACCTCGCACTGACCTATGACGCCGTCCGCGCGATCCTGGCCGGCGACAACACCACGTTCGCCCGGGATCCGCGGCACTGGCCCGCATTGCACGACGGCACGATCGCCCGGGACTGGCCGTTGCGCGCGGTGGTGCAGGGCGAGCACCTGTCGACCAAGGACGGCGGCGACCATCGACGGCTGCGCGGCCTGATCAGCAAGGCGTTCACGCCCAGCCGGGTGCAGGCGCTGGAACCGCGTATCCAGCAGATCATCGACGGCCTGCTCGACGAGGTGGTCGCCGCCGGTGACGGGGTCGATCTGGTGCCCACCTTCACCGAAGCGGTGCCGATGGCGGTGATCTGCGAACTGTTCGGCGTACCCGAACAGGATCGGAGCCGGCTGCGCCACTGGACGGCGACCCTCTTGGCGCACAACACTTCTCCCGAGCAGGCCTTCGCGGCGCAGAGCGGGCTCCAGGCATACCTGCACGACCTGGTCGAACGAAAAGGGCGCGAGCCGGGGGAGGACCTCACTTCGGGTCTGGTGCAGGCCCGTGACCGGGACGACCAGCTCACCACCGACGAGCTGGTGGCCGTGCTGTGGATCATGCTGGTCGCCGGTCACGAGACCACCGTTCATATGCTGGGTTATGCGATACTCGCGCTGTCCCGACATCCCGACCAGCTCCGACTGGCCAAAACCGGTCATCTGTGGGCCGATGTCGTCGAGGAGACCGTGCGATATCGCCATTCGGTGATGATGACCAGTTGGAGGTTTACGCTGACCGATGTGAACATCGCGGGGGTGGACATCCCGAAAGGCAATGCTGTGGGCGTGGTCTACCAGGCGTGCGGTATAGACCCGGCGGAATACGGCGAGACTGCGAACCAGTTCGATATCACCCGCAAACAACAGGCCGGGCATCTGGGATTCGGCCACGGACCTCGTTACTGCATCGGTGCCGGGCTCGCTCGGCTGGAGGGCCGTCTGGCGCTGGCGTCGCTGTATCGGCGGCTGCCGGACCTCGCACTCGATATCGACCCGAACGAGATTCCCTACACACCCTCCTTCTTCACCATCGGTCCGCTGTCGATCCCGGTCTCCCTCGGTGGGACAGGGTCGCGGTGA
- a CDS encoding CaiB/BaiF CoA transferase family protein, with protein MNVLEGIRVLDLSIAMAGPFAAQKLADLGADVIKVEPVTGEWQRHVSAGGARGNAVNASFLSLNRNKRSLSMNLKDPEGRALLHDLVRGADVFLQNYRPGVADRLGVDYTTLRELKPDLVYVSMSGYGSTGPYADRPGQDVLLQAMSGALASARRHGEAPRPAPFFLADAITAYSAFEGAMAALFHRERTGEGQLVEVNMLDSIIAAQMQEISVATVGGVRQEPTDQIHAHSYIRAPYGIFPTSDSHLALSFAEMDALAEVFGDDRFLAYDAERDGFTHRDEISALVTENLAANTTAHWLDELAAAGVWVGPVYDYTQLRDDPQVRHNGSFVEYQHPTEGTVVTPGFTFRLSAQDQEVYRPAPLNGQHTQEVLLELGLTIDRIAELESSGTVHRHRRPALSQLS; from the coding sequence ATGAACGTGTTGGAAGGGATCCGCGTACTGGATCTGTCGATCGCCATGGCCGGGCCGTTCGCCGCGCAGAAACTGGCTGATCTCGGGGCCGATGTGATCAAAGTGGAGCCCGTGACCGGCGAATGGCAACGCCACGTCTCGGCCGGCGGCGCCCGCGGCAACGCGGTGAACGCGTCGTTTCTCTCACTCAACCGTAATAAGCGTTCGCTATCGATGAACCTGAAGGACCCGGAAGGGCGCGCGCTGCTCCACGATCTGGTGCGGGGCGCCGACGTGTTCCTCCAGAACTACCGTCCCGGCGTCGCGGACCGCCTCGGCGTGGACTACACGACCCTGCGCGAACTCAAACCCGACCTCGTGTACGTTTCGATGTCCGGCTACGGAAGCACCGGACCGTACGCCGACCGGCCCGGGCAGGATGTCCTGCTCCAGGCGATGAGCGGCGCGCTGGCCAGCGCGCGGCGACACGGCGAAGCGCCTCGTCCGGCTCCGTTCTTCCTGGCGGACGCCATCACCGCCTACTCGGCCTTCGAAGGAGCCATGGCGGCGCTCTTCCATCGCGAGCGCACCGGCGAAGGGCAGTTGGTGGAGGTGAACATGCTGGATTCGATCATCGCCGCGCAGATGCAGGAGATCAGCGTCGCGACCGTCGGCGGTGTCCGGCAGGAACCGACCGATCAGATCCACGCGCACTCCTACATCCGCGCGCCCTACGGGATCTTTCCCACCTCCGACAGCCACCTCGCGCTCTCGTTCGCGGAGATGGACGCGCTGGCCGAGGTGTTCGGCGACGACCGGTTCCTGGCCTACGACGCCGAGCGGGACGGATTCACCCACCGTGACGAGATCTCCGCACTGGTCACCGAGAACCTGGCGGCGAACACCACGGCGCATTGGCTCGACGAGCTGGCCGCCGCGGGCGTCTGGGTCGGCCCGGTGTACGACTACACCCAACTCCGCGACGATCCGCAGGTGCGGCACAACGGATCGTTCGTCGAATACCAGCATCCCACCGAGGGCACCGTCGTGACCCCCGGCTTCACGTTCCGCCTGAGCGCACAGGACCAGGAGGTCTACCGGCCGGCACCGCTCAACGGCCAGCACACCCAAGAGGTCCTGCTGGAGCTCGGCCTGACCATCGATCGGATCGCGGAACTGGAGTCGTCGGGCACCGTGCATCGCCACCGCCGACCGGCCCTGTCCCAGCTTTCCTGA
- a CDS encoding Fur family transcriptional regulator, with product MLRGVSLRVTAPRVAVLSAVHDHPHADTDSIIRVVRSRLSAVSHQAVYDSLRTLTAAGLLRCIQPSGSVARYEARVGDNHHHVVCRACGSIADVDCAVGESPCLTASDDHGYSIDEAEVIYWGVCPACAAAHAD from the coding sequence ATGCTGCGGGGAGTTTCACTGCGCGTGACGGCGCCGCGTGTCGCGGTGCTGAGCGCGGTGCACGATCACCCGCATGCCGATACGGATTCGATCATCCGCGTAGTGCGGTCCCGTCTCTCGGCGGTATCGCACCAGGCCGTCTACGACTCGTTGCGCACGCTCACCGCCGCCGGACTGCTCCGCTGTATTCAGCCGTCCGGTTCCGTGGCCCGTTACGAGGCCCGGGTCGGCGACAATCACCACCATGTCGTTTGCCGGGCGTGCGGTTCGATCGCCGATGTCGATTGCGCCGTCGGCGAGTCCCCGTGCCTGACCGCGTCCGATGACCACGGTTACTCGATCGACGAGGCCGAGGTCATCTACTGGGGCGTGTGCCCCGCGTGCGCGGCCGCGCACGCCGATTGA
- a CDS encoding Zn-ribbon domain-containing OB-fold protein encodes MYEWNPVDIGISVGDYSECAENALILRRCASCTRLFAPPVSKCSSCRSDEFDRLPATGHGSIVCWRKLRRAAKACAEAVVSTIAIVELDEGPWMYTTIEGELPGSSPLPVRVQFRAPPREDRFPVFAVDPVQP; translated from the coding sequence ATGTACGAGTGGAACCCAGTGGACATCGGAATCAGCGTCGGAGATTATTCGGAATGCGCGGAGAACGCGCTGATATTGCGCCGGTGCGCGAGCTGTACGAGGCTGTTCGCCCCACCGGTGAGCAAGTGCTCGTCCTGCCGGTCCGACGAATTCGATCGGCTGCCGGCCACCGGCCACGGGTCGATCGTGTGCTGGCGGAAACTGCGCCGCGCCGCGAAGGCCTGCGCCGAGGCGGTGGTGTCGACCATCGCCATCGTCGAACTCGACGAGGGGCCCTGGATGTACACGACCATCGAGGGGGAGTTGCCAGGATCCTCGCCCCTACCGGTACGGGTGCAGTTCCGCGCGCCGCCGCGCGAAGACCGGTTCCCGGTTTTCGCGGTGGACCCGGTTCAGCCCTGA
- a CDS encoding LacI family DNA-binding transcriptional regulator, translated as MAGTDGRRRVRAKSSTRSVTMQDVGRAAGVSAQTVSRALSFPEQVSEATRQRVQRAIEETGYLPNLAASSLASNRSRTIAAILPVISTSVFSDTLRAAATRLTPAGYQLIVGYTDYRPEREEDLIRGFIQRRPDGFFLVGTLHTPETLRLLRAYGAPIVETWDWIDDPVDTLVGFSNESATGDLVRDLVSRGHREIVFAGTLSSGDARAIRRRDGFAATVRALLPGEPVRIVDLPDRDISMDTGVALLDAALERFPEATAIMFATDVFAAAAVLAAQRRGITVPDRLAITGFGDFEMARHINPALTTVSVDIEEIGTRAADLLLARLSGAPIANTSVDVGYRIVTRASA; from the coding sequence GTGGCCGGAACGGACGGGCGGCGGCGAGTGCGCGCCAAGTCGTCCACCAGATCGGTCACCATGCAGGATGTCGGTCGCGCGGCCGGAGTGTCGGCGCAAACGGTCTCCCGGGCGCTGAGTTTTCCCGAGCAGGTCTCCGAGGCCACGCGGCAACGCGTCCAGCGCGCCATCGAGGAGACCGGCTACCTGCCCAATCTGGCCGCGAGCAGCCTGGCGTCCAACCGCAGTCGGACGATCGCCGCGATCCTGCCGGTCATCTCCACGTCGGTCTTCTCCGATACGCTCCGCGCCGCGGCCACCCGCCTGACGCCCGCGGGCTACCAGTTGATCGTCGGCTACACCGACTACCGCCCCGAACGCGAGGAAGACCTGATCCGGGGCTTCATTCAGCGCCGCCCGGACGGCTTCTTCCTCGTCGGCACCCTGCACACCCCGGAGACGCTGCGGCTGCTGCGCGCCTACGGGGCGCCGATCGTCGAAACCTGGGACTGGATAGACGATCCCGTGGATACGCTGGTCGGCTTCTCCAACGAGTCCGCCACCGGTGACCTGGTCCGCGATCTCGTATCCCGCGGACACCGCGAGATCGTCTTCGCCGGCACTCTCAGTTCCGGTGACGCGCGGGCGATCCGGCGTCGCGACGGATTCGCCGCGACGGTCCGGGCGCTGCTACCCGGCGAGCCGGTCCGGATCGTGGATCTACCGGACCGGGACATCTCCATGGACACCGGGGTCGCGCTGCTCGACGCCGCGCTCGAGCGTTTTCCCGAGGCCACGGCGATCATGTTCGCGACGGACGTCTTCGCCGCCGCCGCGGTGCTCGCCGCCCAGCGCCGCGGTATCACCGTCCCGGATCGGCTGGCCATCACCGGTTTCGGTGATTTCGAGATGGCACGCCATATCAACCCGGCACTGACCACGGTCAGCGTCGATATCGAGGAGATCGGCACCAGGGCCGCGGATCTCCTGCTGGCCCGGCTGTCCGGCGCCCCGATAGCGAACACTTCGGTGGATGTCGGCTATCGCATCGTCACCCGCGCGAGTGCCTGA
- a CDS encoding protein kinase domain-containing protein, which produces MTGDDPLRTRREPDSSVATESESVGTGLDAAGFEDAAEIGRGGFGVVYRCTQESLDRTVAVKVLTTDSDPDNRARFVREQQAMGRLTGHPNIVTVLAEGVTDAGRPYLVTPYYPLGSLEGWIRRHGPLPAEDVLQIGVKIAGALESAHRLDVVHRDVKPGNILLTDYGEPALTDFGIAHIAGGFQTAAGTVTGSPAFTAPEVLEGEPPTPGADVYGLGATMFCALTGHAAFERRSGEKMVTQFLRIATQPPPDLRDQGVATDISALVESAMNRDSGRRPSASALGEEIRQVQQRHGYPVGDMALQNGSDTDTPVEKPRRPPQRRPVGGDRTGNLPLELTSLVDRRSEAAEVKNLLSTSRLVTVAGIGGVGKTRLALRAATQVKRDFADGVWLIDLTDVSERAILIDIVAATVGVRDESSRPLFDVLVEFLCPREILLVLDNCEQLVAAVAELDEALLQACPGLRILVTSREPLNIPGEAVLRLAPLTVPDPGREPTLLGLPRFDAVTLFAERAAAAVPGFELDDDNKGAVARICARLDGLPLAIELAAARMRTMSPQQILARMDIGNPLLTRSRRTAPMRQQTLRLCMDWSYDLCMPAEQQLWAQLSVFAASCELDAVEGVCDIDPAPRSLLDVVSSLVDKSILVSEEFGTGVRFRMLETLRDYGRRELQEGGRYGEMRRRHQQWYQRMCQDAANGWISDQQPAWIARIAREQPNLRDALEYCLAEDTEVAVDAGLRTAAGLYEFWNFRGMYGEGRSWLERVLARPGAGSAVARIEALCAAAKLASSHGEFHAATTHLAEARARAGPDLPVLTRAQLAYSEGLLVLSRGESESAFRWFERVVELTDSERVSQLRMSALTLLGWAHELDGDSDRASEYYRDVLSVTEPSGEVLHRAAALRGLGVAAWRQGDRDRAQRFLAEALRVNQGLGSTVITVFCLEALAWTVDIPGGAERAAVLMGAAWGQWPAGAQMTTVFHNLARFHKECEDRVRASLGDRRFDTAYQRGQAMNMDTAVAYALGEEAEEGAAGSGAVPKLTKRERQVADLVARGLSNKQIAAKLVISQRTAQSHVEHILTKLGFTSRAQIAAWVVEKAQQ; this is translated from the coding sequence ATGACCGGCGACGATCCCCTGCGAACCCGTCGCGAGCCGGACTCTTCCGTCGCGACGGAATCGGAGTCGGTCGGGACGGGGCTGGACGCGGCGGGGTTCGAGGATGCCGCGGAGATCGGTAGGGGCGGGTTCGGCGTCGTCTATCGCTGTACGCAGGAGTCGCTGGACCGGACGGTGGCGGTGAAGGTGCTGACCACCGACTCCGACCCGGACAATCGGGCCAGGTTCGTCCGGGAGCAGCAGGCGATGGGCCGGCTGACCGGGCACCCCAATATCGTCACCGTCCTCGCCGAGGGGGTCACCGACGCCGGTCGCCCCTACCTCGTGACGCCGTACTATCCGCTGGGCTCGCTGGAGGGGTGGATCCGGCGGCACGGGCCGCTGCCCGCCGAGGACGTCCTGCAGATCGGGGTGAAGATCGCCGGTGCGCTGGAGAGCGCGCACCGGCTCGACGTCGTGCACCGCGATGTGAAACCGGGGAACATATTGCTCACCGACTACGGCGAGCCCGCGTTGACCGATTTCGGCATCGCGCATATCGCGGGCGGTTTCCAGACGGCGGCCGGCACGGTCACCGGATCTCCGGCGTTCACCGCGCCCGAGGTGCTGGAGGGCGAACCGCCGACTCCCGGCGCCGATGTGTACGGACTGGGCGCGACGATGTTCTGCGCGCTCACCGGGCACGCCGCGTTCGAGCGTCGCAGTGGCGAGAAGATGGTGACCCAGTTCCTGCGGATAGCCACCCAGCCGCCCCCTGACCTGCGGGACCAAGGGGTCGCGACCGATATATCGGCACTGGTGGAATCGGCGATGAACCGCGACAGCGGCCGGCGTCCCTCCGCCTCGGCCCTCGGGGAAGAGATCCGGCAGGTGCAGCAGCGGCACGGGTATCCGGTCGGGGATATGGCGTTGCAGAACGGTTCGGATACCGATACCCCGGTGGAGAAACCGCGGAGGCCGCCGCAACGGCGGCCGGTCGGCGGGGACCGCACCGGAAACCTGCCCCTCGAGCTGACCAGTCTGGTGGATCGGCGGAGTGAGGCGGCGGAGGTGAAGAACCTGCTGTCCACCTCCCGGCTGGTGACGGTGGCCGGGATCGGCGGCGTCGGGAAAACGCGACTGGCGTTGCGGGCCGCGACGCAGGTGAAGCGGGATTTCGCGGACGGTGTGTGGTTGATCGATCTGACCGATGTGTCCGAGCGCGCGATATTGATCGATATCGTGGCGGCCACGGTGGGCGTGCGCGACGAATCTTCCCGGCCGCTGTTCGACGTGCTGGTGGAGTTCCTGTGTCCGCGGGAGATCCTGCTGGTGCTGGACAACTGCGAGCAGCTGGTGGCAGCCGTCGCCGAACTGGACGAGGCGTTGCTGCAAGCGTGTCCGGGTCTGCGCATTCTCGTCACCAGCCGGGAGCCACTGAACATCCCTGGGGAGGCCGTGCTGCGGCTGGCGCCGCTGACCGTGCCCGATCCGGGCCGTGAGCCCACGCTGCTGGGGTTGCCCCGCTTCGACGCGGTGACCCTGTTCGCCGAGCGGGCCGCGGCGGCGGTACCGGGATTCGAACTCGACGACGACAACAAGGGCGCGGTGGCTCGGATCTGTGCCAGGCTGGACGGTTTACCTCTCGCGATCGAACTGGCGGCCGCGCGAATGCGCACCATGTCGCCGCAGCAGATCTTGGCGCGGATGGATATCGGCAATCCGCTGCTCACCCGGTCCCGCCGGACCGCCCCGATGCGGCAGCAGACCCTGCGATTGTGCATGGACTGGAGTTACGACCTGTGCATGCCGGCCGAACAGCAGCTGTGGGCACAGCTGTCGGTGTTCGCCGCGAGCTGTGAACTGGACGCGGTGGAGGGTGTCTGCGATATCGATCCGGCGCCGCGCAGCCTGCTGGATGTGGTCTCGTCGCTGGTGGACAAGTCCATTCTGGTCAGCGAGGAATTCGGTACCGGCGTGCGCTTCCGGATGCTGGAGACACTGCGTGACTACGGCCGGCGGGAGCTACAGGAAGGCGGCCGGTACGGGGAGATGCGCCGCCGCCACCAGCAGTGGTATCAACGGATGTGCCAGGACGCGGCGAACGGCTGGATCAGCGACCAGCAGCCCGCGTGGATCGCCCGGATCGCCCGCGAACAACCCAATCTGCGGGACGCGCTCGAGTACTGTCTGGCCGAGGACACCGAGGTCGCGGTCGACGCCGGGTTGCGGACCGCCGCCGGCCTGTACGAGTTCTGGAACTTTCGCGGTATGTACGGAGAGGGGCGTTCCTGGCTGGAGCGTGTCCTGGCCCGGCCCGGGGCCGGGTCGGCGGTGGCTCGTATCGAAGCGCTCTGCGCGGCGGCCAAGTTGGCGTCCTCGCACGGTGAGTTCCACGCGGCGACGACCCATCTCGCGGAAGCCCGGGCCCGCGCCGGACCCGATCTACCGGTGCTTACCCGGGCGCAGCTCGCCTACTCCGAGGGGCTGCTCGTATTGTCCCGCGGCGAATCCGAGAGTGCGTTCCGCTGGTTCGAACGAGTTGTCGAGCTGACCGATTCGGAGCGGGTGAGTCAACTCAGGATGAGTGCGCTGACCCTCCTCGGCTGGGCCCACGAACTGGACGGTGACTCGGACCGCGCGAGTGAGTACTACCGCGACGTGCTCTCGGTCACCGAGCCGAGTGGAGAGGTGCTCCATCGCGCGGCGGCTCTGCGCGGGCTGGGCGTCGCCGCGTGGCGACAGGGCGACCGGGATCGCGCCCAGCGGTTCCTCGCCGAGGCGTTGCGGGTCAACCAAGGGTTGGGCAGCACGGTGATCACCGTGTTCTGTCTCGAGGCCCTGGCCTGGACCGTCGATATCCCCGGGGGCGCCGAACGCGCGGCGGTGCTCATGGGCGCGGCGTGGGGTCAGTGGCCCGCGGGGGCCCAGATGACGACCGTCTTCCACAATTTGGCGCGCTTTCACAAGGAATGCGAGGACCGGGTGCGCGCGAGCCTGGGAGACCGCCGATTCGACACCGCGTACCAGCGGGGGCAGGCGATGAACATGGACACCGCCGTCGCCTACGCACTCGGTGAAGAGGCCGAAGAAGGGGCCGCCGGATCCGGCGCGGTACCGAAGTTGACCAAACGTGAGCGTCAGGTCGCCGATTTGGTGGCGCGCGGGCTCAGCAACAAGCAGATCGCCGCGAAACTGGTGATCTCCCAGCGCACCGCCCAGAGTCATGTCGAGCATATTCTGACCAAACTCGGATTCACCTCGCGCGCGCAGATAGCGGCCTGGGTCGTGGAGAAGGCACAGCAGTGA
- a CDS encoding AraC family transcriptional regulator, translated as MTARNSSSWTTIADSFVPMDHDYRDSERWSATMSVQESADYRLLRWDQRGARTSCRTRPLIRRVAGDDFYWVVVPDHGTYTVRYQDSVTSAAPGQGAVTILDTVCHLHIPHSSAYAFQLPRDEIDSRIGPFGTHAAELDLTSGLGRITRTLIRSTHAEQGTLSAHEFGAVCQRIGELLCMLSVGDASPQHNQHAEVTEQVRRYVRSNTGHRDVRLPAVAAALGWSPRQVRSMLHRSGITFRDLRREEALRAACALLEDPAHTAVPIGELAARCGFNSSWFSTAFKEARGETPREFRQRRRSELAGQEPSDSGAHDRHRVMGDEGARSEAWG; from the coding sequence GTGACCGCGCGAAATTCGTCGTCGTGGACCACGATCGCCGACAGCTTCGTGCCCATGGATCACGACTACCGTGATTCCGAACGGTGGAGCGCGACGATGTCGGTGCAGGAGAGCGCCGATTACCGGTTGCTGCGCTGGGATCAGCGGGGGGCGCGGACTTCGTGCCGCACCCGTCCGCTCATCCGCAGGGTCGCCGGCGACGACTTCTACTGGGTGGTGGTCCCCGACCACGGGACCTACACGGTCCGGTATCAGGACAGCGTCACCAGCGCCGCTCCGGGCCAGGGCGCCGTCACCATTCTCGATACGGTGTGCCACCTGCACATCCCGCACTCGTCCGCCTACGCGTTCCAGCTTCCCCGCGATGAAATCGACAGCCGGATAGGACCGTTCGGGACCCACGCCGCGGAGTTGGACCTCACCTCGGGTCTGGGCCGGATAACCCGGACACTCATTCGTAGTACGCATGCCGAGCAGGGGACGCTGTCCGCACACGAGTTCGGCGCGGTCTGCCAGCGTATCGGGGAACTGCTGTGCATGTTGTCCGTCGGTGACGCGAGCCCGCAACATAATCAGCATGCCGAGGTGACCGAACAGGTGCGGCGCTACGTGCGTAGCAATACCGGTCACCGCGACGTCCGGTTGCCGGCCGTGGCCGCCGCGCTGGGCTGGTCGCCTCGGCAGGTGCGGTCCATGCTGCATCGGAGCGGGATCACCTTCCGCGACCTGCGCCGCGAAGAAGCGTTGCGCGCCGCGTGCGCGCTCCTCGAGGATCCCGCCCATACGGCGGTGCCGATCGGTGAGCTGGCGGCGCGGTGCGGTTTCAACTCGTCGTGGTTCTCCACCGCGTTCAAAGAAGCACGGGGCGAGACACCGCGCGAATTCCGGCAGCGGCGGCGTAGCGAACTCGCCGGGCAGGAGCCATCCGATAGCGGGGCACATGATCGGCACCGGGTGATGGGGGACGAGGGCGCTCGATCGGAGGCCTGGGGTTGA
- a CDS encoding UBP-type zinc finger domain-containing protein, translating into MSQAIEGIDPAVAPSGPGCVECEQAQGWWVHLRRCAQCGHIGCCDSSPAQHASGHFADTGHPFIRSFEPGEAWFWNFRTGEMIADGPELAAPQHHPEAQTVPGPRDRVPSDWREHIH; encoded by the coding sequence ATGTCACAGGCCATCGAGGGCATCGACCCCGCCGTCGCGCCCAGCGGTCCGGGTTGTGTGGAGTGCGAACAGGCGCAGGGCTGGTGGGTTCACCTGCGCCGCTGCGCCCAGTGCGGGCATATCGGATGCTGTGATTCCTCACCCGCGCAGCACGCGAGCGGACACTTCGCGGATACCGGGCACCCGTTCATCCGGAGTTTCGAGCCGGGCGAGGCGTGGTTCTGGAATTTCCGTACCGGCGAGATGATCGCCGACGGTCCGGAACTCGCTGCGCCGCAGCATCATCCGGAGGCTCAGACGGTGCCGGGCCCGCGAGATCGGGTGCCGAGCGATTGGCGAGAACACATCCACTGA